A region from the Kribbella shirazensis genome encodes:
- a CDS encoding DUF7144 family membrane protein, which yields MTHGAAASHYDAAGEEHEVSGWAVGFVLFAGVMMIMSGGFQIFAGLVALIENEFYVATRNYMFQFDATAWGWIHLLGGLLVLAAGFAVIVGQTWARVVGIILAVLSALANFAFIPYYPFWALTIIALDVFVIWALAAHGRDVAV from the coding sequence GTGACACATGGAGCAGCAGCATCGCATTACGACGCCGCGGGCGAGGAACACGAGGTCAGCGGCTGGGCGGTCGGGTTCGTCCTGTTCGCAGGCGTCATGATGATCATGTCCGGAGGTTTCCAGATCTTCGCGGGCCTGGTGGCACTCATCGAGAACGAGTTCTATGTTGCCACCCGCAACTACATGTTCCAGTTCGACGCCACCGCGTGGGGCTGGATCCATCTGCTGGGTGGCCTCCTGGTGCTGGCGGCCGGCTTCGCGGTCATCGTGGGCCAGACCTGGGCCCGGGTGGTCGGCATCATTCTGGCGGTGCTGAGCGCGCTGGCCAACTTCGCCTTCATCCCGTACTACCCGTTCTGGGCACTGACCATCATCGCCCTCGACGTCTTCGTCATCTGGGCACTGGCCGCGCACGGTCGCGACGTCGCTGTCTGA
- a CDS encoding phosphatase PAP2 family protein has product MSMPVLDEPLRQLSDFANFSKPWLLVAGALTLVGGARGRQAAVAGLTAIGAASLVVNQPLKKAVGERLRPDRYGLGVPAQRWVRMPSSGSFPSGHSASAVAFAVAVGGVLPALRPTLRVAASAVAFSRVYTGVHYPSDVLVGATVGALFGRLAARLALRRWPPSPPNDKEQTS; this is encoded by the coding sequence ATGTCCATGCCGGTCCTTGACGAACCGCTGCGGCAGCTGTCCGACTTCGCCAACTTCTCCAAGCCGTGGCTCCTGGTCGCGGGCGCACTGACGCTGGTCGGTGGTGCACGGGGCCGGCAGGCTGCGGTCGCGGGGCTGACGGCGATCGGGGCAGCGTCCCTGGTGGTGAACCAGCCTCTGAAGAAGGCCGTGGGTGAACGCCTCCGGCCCGACCGGTACGGCCTCGGCGTTCCGGCGCAGCGGTGGGTGCGGATGCCCTCGTCGGGATCCTTTCCGTCCGGACACTCCGCCTCGGCTGTGGCCTTCGCCGTCGCCGTCGGAGGTGTCCTGCCCGCGCTCCGGCCGACGCTACGGGTGGCTGCGTCGGCCGTCGCGTTCTCTCGCGTGTACACCGGCGTGCACTACCCGAGCGACGTTCTGGTCGGGGCAACTGTCGGTGCGCTGTTCGGGCGATTGGCCGCACGGCTGGCGCTCCGCCGCTGGCCACCATCGCCGCCGAATGACAAGGAGCAGACGTCATGA
- a CDS encoding sulfatase-like hydrolase/transferase has protein sequence MAIEEYRQGRPFTGVVGRTTDESSPAWPAPVRATKGTPNVLFVVMDDMGFGHLGCFGSPIETPNFDRLAANGLRFTNMHTTALCSPSRSCIVTGRNHHSNGMASITELSTGYPGYDGVMPFENGMLSEMLVDQGFSTFMVGKWHLTPSNQETATGPYTRWPLGRGFERYYGFLGGDTSQWYPDLVYDNHQVEPPRTPEEGYHLSEDLVDKSIEFIADSKQIDPAKPFYLHLCFGATHAPHHAPKEWADRYAGAFDEGWDAYREKVFARQKELGIMPADATLSRHDPDVPDWQAQSPEARRLFSRMMEVFAGFLSHTDHQLGRLLDFLDDQGELENTIVMMISDNGASAEGGPTGTTNEAQFFNNAPESLEASLSVIDEIGGPKHFNHYPWGWTWAGNSPFRRWKRETYRGGSCDPFIVSWPAGVNAKGEIRDQYAHIVDMVPTVLDLLDIEPPATIRGVTQAPLHGVSFAHALDDAASASKHHTQYFEMFGHRAIDHDGWRAVCPWPGPSFAEATAAFGDPISSARLSQLDATGWELYHVAEDPAETNNVAADNRDRLIAMIGTWYAEAGKHGVLPIDGSALARMVGEKPLIAAPRDQYTMRPNTQTVPFFAGPRVLNRPHSITAFVEIPDGGAEGVLLSQGSAAGGYSLFIKDGLLNYVHNYVGRDLFRVSSSEPVPVGKHELRFEFEPTDKPDMPNGKGSPGHLQLYVDGALVAAADAAVTTPFAFNPGNLTCGSNPGSPVTPDYKSPFKFTGTLHKVTVDVSGDLIEDPESELRVHLAKQ, from the coding sequence GTGGCGATCGAGGAGTATCGGCAAGGACGCCCGTTCACCGGTGTGGTGGGACGTACGACCGACGAGTCGAGCCCGGCCTGGCCGGCTCCGGTGCGGGCCACGAAAGGCACCCCGAATGTGCTGTTCGTGGTCATGGACGACATGGGCTTCGGTCACCTCGGCTGCTTCGGAAGCCCGATCGAGACCCCGAACTTCGACCGGCTGGCCGCCAACGGGCTGCGGTTCACCAACATGCACACCACCGCGCTGTGCTCGCCCAGCCGATCCTGCATCGTCACGGGCAGGAACCACCACAGCAACGGCATGGCCTCGATCACCGAGCTGTCGACGGGCTATCCCGGATACGACGGCGTCATGCCGTTCGAGAACGGGATGCTCTCGGAGATGCTGGTGGACCAGGGCTTCAGCACGTTCATGGTCGGCAAGTGGCATCTGACACCGAGCAACCAGGAGACAGCGACCGGTCCGTACACCCGCTGGCCGCTGGGACGCGGTTTCGAGCGGTACTACGGCTTCCTCGGGGGTGACACGAGTCAGTGGTATCCGGACCTGGTGTACGACAACCACCAGGTCGAGCCGCCGCGCACGCCGGAGGAGGGTTATCACCTGAGCGAGGATCTGGTCGACAAGTCCATCGAGTTCATTGCCGACAGCAAGCAGATCGACCCGGCCAAGCCGTTCTACCTGCACCTGTGCTTCGGTGCGACGCACGCGCCCCACCATGCGCCGAAGGAGTGGGCCGACAGGTACGCGGGTGCCTTCGACGAGGGATGGGACGCCTATCGGGAGAAAGTCTTCGCGCGGCAGAAGGAACTGGGCATCATGCCCGCCGACGCCACGTTGTCGCGCCACGACCCCGACGTACCGGACTGGCAGGCGCAATCGCCCGAGGCGCGCAGGCTGTTCAGCCGGATGATGGAAGTGTTCGCGGGCTTCCTCAGCCACACCGACCATCAGCTCGGCCGGCTGCTCGACTTCCTGGATGATCAGGGCGAGCTGGAGAACACGATCGTGATGATGATCTCCGACAACGGGGCGAGCGCCGAGGGCGGTCCGACCGGGACGACGAACGAGGCACAGTTCTTCAACAACGCCCCCGAGTCGCTCGAAGCCAGCCTCAGCGTCATCGACGAGATCGGCGGCCCCAAACACTTCAACCACTACCCGTGGGGCTGGACCTGGGCGGGCAACTCGCCGTTCCGGCGCTGGAAGCGGGAAACGTACCGCGGGGGATCCTGCGATCCGTTCATCGTGTCGTGGCCGGCCGGCGTGAACGCGAAGGGCGAGATCCGCGACCAGTACGCCCACATCGTCGACATGGTGCCCACCGTCCTGGACCTGCTGGACATCGAGCCACCCGCCACGATCCGAGGTGTCACGCAGGCGCCTCTGCACGGCGTGAGCTTCGCCCATGCCCTCGACGACGCCGCGTCGGCCAGCAAGCACCACACGCAGTACTTCGAGATGTTCGGCCACCGGGCCATCGACCACGACGGCTGGCGGGCAGTCTGCCCGTGGCCGGGTCCCTCGTTCGCCGAGGCCACCGCGGCCTTCGGCGATCCGATCAGTTCGGCGCGGCTGTCCCAACTCGACGCCACCGGCTGGGAGCTCTACCACGTGGCCGAGGATCCCGCGGAGACCAACAACGTTGCCGCGGACAACCGGGATCGGCTGATCGCGATGATCGGGACCTGGTACGCCGAGGCCGGGAAGCATGGCGTCCTTCCGATCGACGGGAGCGCACTGGCGCGCATGGTCGGCGAGAAACCGTTGATCGCGGCCCCGCGCGACCAGTACACGATGCGGCCGAACACCCAGACGGTCCCGTTCTTCGCCGGCCCACGCGTCCTCAACCGGCCGCACAGCATCACAGCCTTCGTCGAGATCCCCGACGGGGGTGCCGAGGGAGTTCTGCTGAGCCAAGGCAGCGCGGCCGGCGGCTATTCGCTGTTCATCAAGGACGGGCTGCTGAACTATGTGCACAACTACGTCGGCAGGGACCTGTTCCGGGTCTCGTCGTCCGAACCGGTGCCCGTCGGCAAGCATGAGCTCCGCTTCGAGTTCGAACCGACCGACAAGCCGGACATGCCGAACGGAAAGGGCTCGCCCGGGCATCTGCAGCTGTACGTCGACGGAGCGCTCGTCGCTGCCGCGGACGCGGCCGTGACGACGCCGTTCGCCTTCAACCCCGGCAATCTCACCTGCGGCTCCAACCCGGGCTCTCCGGTCACTCCTGACTACAAGAGCCCATTCAAGTTCACCGGCACCCTCCACAAGGTGACCGTGGACGTCAGTGGCGATCTCATCGAGGACCCGGAGTCCGAGCTGCGAGTCCACCTGGCAAAGCAGTAG
- a CDS encoding amphi-Trp domain-containing protein produces MVDLIEVKEKVLLSREAAAARLHALADTLAKENDVEFDRGGLRVKVHVPDEVHWKLEFEIGDGESELEIELTW; encoded by the coding sequence ATGGTGGATCTGATCGAGGTCAAGGAGAAGGTGCTGCTGAGCCGAGAGGCCGCCGCGGCGCGCTTGCACGCTCTTGCCGACACACTCGCCAAGGAGAACGACGTCGAGTTCGACCGAGGCGGCCTGCGGGTCAAGGTGCATGTTCCCGACGAGGTGCACTGGAAGCTCGAGTTCGAGATCGGGGACGGCGAGAGCGAGCTCGAGATCGAGCTCACGTGGTGA
- a CDS encoding DUF6069 family protein, translating into MTVQPTQGGASAVAAGRLWAGGAATAVVAGLIALVGILLARGVFDVPVLAPQGEGTWGDADTAKYSAYCALAALVATGLLQLLLISTPRPLRFFGWIMTLATFAGAVAPFAAGGSTSSKIATALINVAVGIAIGMLLSGAARAATRDRRIER; encoded by the coding sequence ATGACAGTTCAACCCACGCAAGGCGGTGCGAGCGCCGTCGCCGCCGGCCGGCTCTGGGCCGGCGGTGCCGCCACGGCGGTGGTCGCCGGGCTGATCGCGCTCGTCGGCATCCTGCTCGCCCGCGGCGTCTTCGACGTACCCGTTCTCGCGCCCCAGGGCGAGGGCACCTGGGGAGACGCGGACACGGCGAAGTACTCGGCGTACTGCGCTCTCGCGGCGCTGGTGGCGACCGGCCTGCTGCAGCTGTTGCTGATCTCCACGCCCCGGCCGTTGCGGTTCTTCGGCTGGATCATGACGCTGGCCACGTTCGCGGGCGCGGTTGCTCCGTTCGCCGCCGGCGGCTCGACGTCATCGAAGATTGCGACGGCCTTGATCAACGTCGCGGTCGGGATCGCCATCGGCATGCTGCTGAGCGGAGCAGCGCGGGCGGCGACGCGGGACCGCCGTATCGAGCGCTGA
- a CDS encoding cation:proton antiporter codes for MTEATFAVLALLVLAWAVTSGLLSRANITGPLVFTVAGYVLGNRDWGPLTVDVDAPSVHLLAELTLAMLLFADASRVNLSRLKRDINLPARLLGIGLPLSVLLGSLLAAWLFDDFTWALAGYVGATLAPTDAALSAQVINDQRIPMRLRRALNVESGLNDGIVTPIVTFALAVAAGQLGATHEDGAEDGGGALLELATGLGVGLVVGLASAKLLTYGSRRDWITSGAGRLGTFAAALSSFALAVAISGNGFIAAFVAGIAFRAGLDENVVDADNAIELPELVGEILAFAVWFLFGATLVPVFVHNFDLPLLAYAVLSLTIVRIVPVALALLGTGLDGRTVVFVGWFGPRGLASVVFTLLAIEEIGETEVVERAVAAVSLTVLLSIALHGISAGPLGRRYVTLEQEEAGASPGPRSRRSAHHRHHGATMPGGNDEP; via the coding sequence GTGACCGAGGCCACGTTCGCAGTGCTCGCGCTACTCGTCCTCGCGTGGGCGGTCACCTCGGGCCTGCTGAGCCGGGCGAACATCACCGGTCCCTTGGTCTTCACCGTCGCCGGCTACGTTCTGGGCAACCGTGACTGGGGCCCTCTCACGGTGGATGTCGATGCTCCGTCCGTCCATCTGCTCGCTGAGCTGACCCTTGCGATGTTGTTGTTCGCGGACGCGTCCAGAGTCAACCTTTCCAGGCTGAAACGAGACATCAACCTGCCCGCGCGTTTGCTGGGCATCGGCCTTCCACTGTCGGTGCTCCTCGGCTCGCTCCTGGCGGCTTGGCTCTTCGACGACTTCACCTGGGCTCTCGCCGGCTACGTGGGCGCGACGCTGGCTCCCACCGACGCTGCTCTCAGCGCACAGGTCATCAACGACCAGCGGATACCGATGCGGCTGCGTCGCGCATTGAACGTCGAAAGTGGACTCAACGACGGCATCGTCACACCGATCGTCACTTTCGCGCTCGCTGTCGCCGCCGGCCAACTCGGGGCAACGCACGAGGACGGCGCCGAGGACGGGGGCGGCGCGCTGCTGGAGCTCGCGACCGGCCTCGGCGTCGGCCTGGTGGTCGGACTGGCAAGCGCCAAGCTGCTGACCTACGGTTCCCGTCGCGACTGGATCACCTCGGGCGCAGGACGGCTCGGCACGTTTGCCGCCGCGCTCAGCAGCTTCGCCCTCGCGGTGGCCATCAGCGGCAACGGTTTCATCGCGGCGTTCGTGGCCGGCATCGCCTTCCGGGCGGGTCTGGACGAGAACGTCGTCGACGCGGACAACGCCATCGAGCTGCCGGAACTCGTCGGTGAGATCCTGGCATTCGCCGTCTGGTTCCTGTTCGGCGCCACGCTCGTGCCGGTCTTCGTGCACAACTTCGATCTACCGCTCCTCGCATACGCCGTACTGAGCCTGACGATCGTCCGCATCGTTCCCGTCGCCCTGGCCCTGCTCGGGACCGGCCTGGACGGCCGCACCGTCGTCTTCGTGGGATGGTTCGGTCCCCGCGGCCTCGCGTCGGTCGTGTTCACGTTGCTGGCGATCGAAGAGATCGGCGAGACCGAGGTCGTCGAGCGGGCCGTCGCCGCCGTGTCTCTGACCGTGCTGTTGAGTATCGCGCTGCACGGGATCTCGGCCGGCCCGCTCGGACGTCGCTATGTCACTCTCGAGCAGGAGGAGGCCGGTGCGAGCCCCGGCCCGAGATCGCGACGCTCCGCACATCACCGTCACCACGGTGCCACGATGCCCGGCGGCAACGACGAGCCCTGA
- a CDS encoding DUF6325 family protein has product MTDTIDELGPVDWIVVEFPETKLTGEIAPILADYVDRGLIRILDLLFLFKDMDGTVEAFEAADLDESVIGQLRTLETEIAMLLSEQDVEDLAVTIEPGSSAAVLVWENLWAAPFGTAVRHAGGQLVASGRIPIHAVLAAIEADAAETEETKKTT; this is encoded by the coding sequence ATGACTGACACCATCGATGAACTGGGTCCGGTCGACTGGATCGTCGTCGAATTCCCGGAGACGAAGCTGACCGGAGAGATCGCACCGATCCTCGCCGACTACGTCGACCGGGGCCTGATCCGGATCCTCGACCTGCTGTTCCTTTTCAAGGACATGGACGGCACCGTCGAGGCGTTCGAGGCAGCTGATCTGGACGAGAGCGTGATCGGGCAACTGCGGACACTCGAGACCGAGATCGCGATGCTGCTCAGCGAGCAGGATGTCGAGGACCTCGCCGTGACCATCGAGCCCGGCAGTTCGGCCGCGGTGCTCGTCTGGGAGAACCTGTGGGCCGCGCCGTTCGGAACGGCAGTGCGGCACGCCGGCGGTCAACTGGTCGCCAGCGGACGCATCCCGATCCACGCTGTGCTCGCCGCCATCGAGGCCGACGCCGCAGAGACCGAAGAGACCAAGAAGACGACCTAG
- a CDS encoding DUF4239 domain-containing protein, whose protein sequence is MNLVWAALVIVLATAVTVTAMLLVRRRAPEGSYFSDGDRASGVFGVLATGFSVLLGFIIFLSFTSYDQSRAGAESEATIVAQQVQTAQFLPDQTAAELTGELMCYARSVVGIEWDALDKGTLGNSINPWGVEMFRTISAVDPRTPTEQSAYDRWMDQTAEREQARIDRVHGAEGIIPTPLWLVLSVISVVIFVYLLFFADRAERAVTQSLLMGSVTMVITLLLFLLVFFDHPHGDGVGRLQPTAMLRTVGVIDTQLEVVGLDVTPPCDSHGNRR, encoded by the coding sequence GTGAACCTCGTCTGGGCCGCTCTGGTCATAGTCCTCGCGACCGCGGTCACCGTCACGGCGATGCTGCTCGTGCGCAGGCGGGCGCCCGAGGGCAGCTACTTCAGCGACGGTGACCGCGCCTCGGGCGTCTTCGGTGTGCTCGCCACCGGGTTCTCGGTGCTTCTCGGTTTCATCATCTTCTTGTCGTTCACCTCGTACGACCAGTCGCGGGCCGGTGCCGAGTCCGAGGCCACGATCGTGGCGCAGCAGGTCCAGACGGCCCAGTTCCTGCCCGACCAGACCGCGGCAGAGCTCACCGGCGAGCTGATGTGCTACGCGCGGTCCGTGGTCGGGATCGAGTGGGATGCCTTGGACAAAGGCACGCTCGGAAACTCCATCAACCCGTGGGGTGTGGAGATGTTCCGGACGATCTCCGCCGTCGACCCACGGACGCCGACCGAGCAGTCGGCGTACGACCGATGGATGGACCAGACCGCCGAACGGGAACAGGCGCGAATCGACAGGGTGCACGGGGCGGAAGGGATCATCCCAACCCCTTTGTGGCTGGTCCTGTCGGTGATCTCCGTGGTGATCTTTGTCTACCTGTTGTTCTTCGCCGACCGGGCCGAGCGCGCGGTGACGCAGAGCCTCCTGATGGGCAGTGTCACGATGGTCATCACGCTCCTGCTGTTCCTGCTGGTGTTCTTCGACCATCCGCACGGCGACGGAGTGGGCAGGCTGCAGCCGACCGCGATGCTGCGAACTGTCGGCGTGATCGATACCCAACTCGAGGTGGTCGGGCTCGACGTGACGCCTCCGTGTGACAGTCATGGCAACCGGCGCTGA
- a CDS encoding DUF2252 domain-containing protein, with protein MSTKVEHPTLEERRARGVKARTRAMPDSHTGWKPAADRPDPVALIEEQNLRRDADLVPVRHGRMMASPFTFYRGSATIMATDLADTPTAGLQVQLCGDAHLSNFGVFASPERTLVFDINDFDETLPGPFEYDVKRLAASLMVAAQNNGCSESEGRAITKACVTSYRETMTEFAGMKTLDVWYAHLPEEQIKQSVTAFLGEAGSKGRGKGSKKTKGKDENGLRGLTPKQAKEAQKRFAKNAQKAHSRTSDNALSKLGEEVDGRYRIASVPPVIVPARELYATYGLAPGELEEAVISQFRGYRSSLRLDLRRLLERYEIVDWARKVVGVGSVGTRAFVVLLQGRDRSDPLFLQVKEATRSVLEGTLRKSAFKQPGERVVQGQRLMQASSDIFLGWSTGVQDDRYYYWRQLRDMKGSALVELMAPAVLAGYGRMCGWTLARAHARSGDPVAIAAYLGEDDAFDKSITDFSERYAAQNDQDFADFAKAISSNRIDAIQDV; from the coding sequence ATGTCGACGAAAGTTGAACATCCGACTCTGGAGGAGCGCCGCGCACGCGGTGTGAAGGCTCGCACACGAGCGATGCCGGACAGTCACACCGGGTGGAAGCCCGCCGCGGACCGCCCGGACCCGGTGGCCCTGATCGAGGAGCAGAACCTCCGGCGTGACGCAGACCTCGTTCCGGTGCGGCACGGCCGGATGATGGCCTCGCCGTTCACGTTCTACCGCGGTTCGGCCACGATCATGGCGACTGACCTTGCCGACACGCCCACGGCCGGGCTCCAGGTCCAGCTGTGTGGGGATGCCCACCTGTCGAACTTCGGGGTCTTCGCCTCGCCGGAGCGCACGCTGGTGTTCGACATCAACGACTTCGACGAGACCCTGCCGGGTCCCTTCGAGTACGACGTCAAACGGCTGGCAGCGAGTCTCATGGTGGCCGCCCAGAACAACGGATGCTCGGAGTCGGAGGGGCGCGCGATCACGAAGGCCTGTGTCACCTCGTATCGAGAGACGATGACCGAGTTCGCCGGCATGAAAACTCTCGACGTGTGGTACGCCCACCTCCCTGAGGAGCAGATCAAGCAGTCGGTGACTGCCTTCCTGGGCGAAGCCGGCAGCAAGGGCAGAGGCAAGGGATCCAAGAAGACCAAGGGCAAGGACGAGAACGGTCTGCGCGGGCTGACGCCGAAGCAGGCGAAAGAAGCCCAGAAGCGCTTTGCGAAGAACGCGCAGAAGGCGCACTCCCGCACCAGCGATAATGCCCTGTCCAAGCTCGGCGAAGAAGTCGACGGCCGCTACCGCATCGCCAGCGTCCCGCCGGTGATCGTCCCCGCGCGCGAGCTCTACGCGACGTACGGTTTGGCGCCCGGGGAGCTCGAGGAAGCCGTCATCAGCCAGTTCCGTGGCTACCGTTCCAGCCTTCGGCTCGATCTGCGGCGACTCCTCGAGCGCTACGAGATCGTCGACTGGGCACGGAAGGTCGTCGGCGTCGGCAGTGTCGGAACTCGGGCGTTCGTCGTCCTCCTGCAAGGCCGTGACCGCAGCGATCCGCTGTTCCTCCAAGTCAAGGAAGCCACCAGGTCGGTGCTCGAAGGAACCTTGCGCAAGAGCGCGTTCAAGCAACCTGGCGAACGAGTGGTTCAAGGCCAGCGCTTGATGCAGGCCAGCAGCGACATCTTCCTGGGCTGGTCCACGGGTGTTCAGGACGACCGCTACTACTACTGGCGCCAGCTGCGCGACATGAAGGGCTCCGCACTTGTGGAGCTGATGGCACCCGCAGTCCTGGCCGGGTACGGCCGCATGTGCGGGTGGACCCTGGCCCGCGCGCACGCACGATCCGGCGACCCGGTGGCCATCGCTGCCTACCTCGGCGAAGACGACGCCTTCGACAAGTCGATCACCGACTTCTCCGAACGCTACGCGGCCCAGAACGACCAGGACTTCGCAGACTTCGCCAAAGCCATCAGTTCGAACCGGATCGATGCCATCCAGGACGTCTGA
- a CDS encoding DUF7144 family membrane protein produces the protein MAAKRGGAAMAGFVLFAGSLLMVIGLINVFEGLIALFSDERVVMTRTNLVVVDVTGWGWTLLISGLLLMAVGAGLLVAQTWARITAIVLVCLHAVVQTAWLGAYPVWALLMIALDTLVLFALTARWADVRERLGGVGEAPRREEEETQLSASEQRTPPTV, from the coding sequence ATGGCTGCGAAAAGAGGTGGGGCGGCCATGGCCGGTTTCGTCTTGTTCGCCGGCTCGCTGCTCATGGTGATCGGATTGATCAACGTCTTCGAGGGACTCATCGCGCTGTTCTCCGACGAGCGAGTGGTGATGACGCGGACCAACCTCGTCGTCGTGGACGTGACCGGCTGGGGATGGACACTGCTGATCTCCGGGTTGCTGCTGATGGCAGTCGGTGCCGGCCTGCTCGTGGCGCAGACGTGGGCCAGGATCACGGCCATCGTGCTCGTCTGCCTGCACGCTGTCGTGCAGACCGCCTGGCTCGGTGCCTACCCCGTCTGGGCGTTGCTGATGATCGCGCTGGACACCCTTGTACTGTTCGCGCTCACCGCCCGGTGGGCCGACGTACGCGAACGGCTCGGTGGGGTTGGCGAAGCGCCACGGCGCGAGGAAGAGGAAACCCAACTCTCAGCCTCCGAGCAGCGTACGCCGCCGACCGTCTGA
- a CDS encoding diacylglycerol/lipid kinase family protein: MRRRIAAVTALLVGAATVVLGVVVSVSEFPRGLGLLGCVLIAGVSAWYGALRRGFARTAGLYIAGVALVGAVVLIVLGGKFGVDLLVVVGLLVTLAAVRASFAVHVELPRATAPEHPVLFYNPLSGGGKAERFALAKEARDRGIEPIELKRGDDLETLVRGAVARGADGLAMAGGDGSQAIVAAIAAEYSLPYACVPAGTRNHFALDLGVDRNDVVGALDAFVDGGERLVDLAEVNGRVFVNNVSLGLYAEAVQRTGYRAAKIRTLLDTVPDALGDSGSDLDMRWTGPGGHDHRGGAAVLVSNNRYRLGRAVGSGTRPRIDDGLLGITVLGAPADGEQSRLQRPWREWSALSFEVDADRPLPAGVDGEALVLDAPLLFRIRPGVLRVRIAHQHPGSSPAAMAPEGIRDGLAELVRIVFGRDRESASSTARRP, encoded by the coding sequence ATGAGGCGGCGGATTGCGGCGGTTACAGCGTTGCTGGTCGGGGCTGCGACGGTTGTGCTCGGCGTCGTGGTGTCGGTGAGTGAGTTCCCGCGTGGGCTTGGTCTGTTGGGTTGTGTGCTGATCGCCGGCGTTTCGGCCTGGTACGGCGCACTGCGGCGAGGGTTCGCGCGGACGGCGGGGCTGTACATCGCGGGGGTGGCGCTCGTCGGTGCCGTGGTCTTGATTGTCCTGGGTGGGAAGTTCGGCGTCGATCTTCTCGTCGTGGTCGGGCTCCTGGTCACTCTGGCAGCGGTACGTGCCAGTTTTGCTGTCCACGTGGAGCTGCCGCGGGCGACGGCGCCGGAGCATCCGGTGCTGTTCTACAACCCGCTCTCGGGTGGGGGGAAGGCGGAACGCTTCGCGCTCGCCAAGGAAGCGCGCGACCGCGGGATCGAGCCGATCGAGCTGAAGCGTGGGGACGACCTCGAAACCCTGGTCCGCGGCGCGGTCGCGCGGGGCGCTGACGGACTCGCGATGGCCGGTGGGGACGGCTCGCAGGCGATCGTCGCCGCGATCGCCGCCGAGTACTCGCTGCCCTACGCCTGCGTGCCCGCCGGCACGCGCAACCACTTCGCGCTCGACCTCGGTGTCGACCGTAACGACGTCGTCGGTGCCCTGGACGCGTTCGTCGACGGCGGCGAGCGGTTGGTGGACCTCGCCGAGGTCAACGGCCGCGTGTTCGTCAACAACGTCTCACTCGGTCTGTACGCCGAAGCAGTCCAGCGCACCGGTTACCGCGCGGCCAAGATCCGCACCCTGCTCGACACCGTGCCCGACGCGCTCGGTGACAGTGGCAGCGATCTCGACATGCGCTGGACCGGCCCCGGCGGGCACGATCATCGCGGGGGTGCCGCCGTACTCGTCTCGAACAACCGCTACCGCCTCGGTCGTGCGGTGGGATCCGGCACCCGTCCGCGCATCGACGACGGCCTGCTCGGTATCACCGTCCTGGGGGCGCCCGCGGACGGCGAGCAGAGCCGCCTTCAGCGACCCTGGCGCGAGTGGTCCGCGCTGTCGTTCGAGGTCGATGCCGATCGCCCCCTGCCGGCCGGCGTCGACGGGGAGGCGCTCGTACTGGACGCGCCGCTGCTGTTTCGGATCCGGCCCGGAGTTCTCCGGGTGCGGATCGCGCACCAGCACCCGGGCTCCTCGCCGGCGGCGATGGCTCCCGAGGGCATCCGTGACGGACTGGCCGAGCTGGTGCGCATCGTCTTCGGCCGGGACCGGGAATCAGCAAGTTCGACCGCTAGGAGGCCGTAA